In Aquificaceae bacterium, a single window of DNA contains:
- the moaC gene encoding cyclic pyranopterin monophosphate synthase MoaC: MKTVDVSTKPETLRSASAYGRIRLKKDTVQAIREGRVPKGDVLSACRLAGIMASKKTPELLPFCHPVSLEHVEIKAQLGEDYLEVFSYVKGINKTGYEMEALTAVSVALLTVYDMCKGMDDSMLIEEIRLLEKTGGKSQWSRTLEGIKVKVLSECALKEFIEAQLLSLGAELSEEGYELLVSTQSLSFSEVWQVSSVINQKLFSLFPEALKRGVRVGLCDGKLCIELEEDKAIISAFFESFGGLIGNWLRDGKAV; this comes from the coding sequence ATGAAAACCGTAGATGTTAGCACAAAGCCTGAGACCCTTAGGAGTGCCAGTGCCTACGGCAGGATAAGACTAAAAAAGGATACGGTGCAGGCAATAAGAGAGGGTAGAGTGCCAAAGGGAGATGTGCTTTCCGCCTGCAGGCTTGCAGGCATTATGGCTTCAAAGAAAACTCCAGAGCTTTTGCCCTTTTGCCATCCTGTGAGCTTGGAGCATGTGGAAATAAAGGCACAGCTTGGAGAGGACTATTTAGAGGTTTTTTCCTATGTTAAAGGCATAAACAAAACAGGCTACGAGATGGAAGCCTTAACAGCGGTAAGCGTAGCCCTGCTTACCGTTTACGATATGTGTAAAGGCATGGACGATAGCATGCTTATAGAGGAGATAAGGCTTTTGGAAAAGACTGGTGGAAAGTCCCAGTGGTCAAGGACCTTAGAGGGAATAAAAGTAAAGGTTCTCTCCGAGTGTGCTTTGAAAGAGTTCATAGAGGCTCAACTTCTCAGTCTTGGTGCTGAGCTCAGTGAGGAAGGGTATGAGCTTCTCGTTTCCACTCAAAGCCTGTCCTTTTCTGAGGTGTGGCAGGTCTCTTCTGTGATAAACCAAAAGCTCTTTAGCCTTTTTCCAGAGGCTCTAAAAAGAGGTGTAAGGGTGGGTCTTTGTGATGGTAAACTTTGCATAGAGCTTGAGGAAGACAAAGCTATTATCTCTGCCTTCTTTGAAAGTTTTGGAGGACTTATAGGAAATTGGTTAAGGGATGGAAAGGCTGTATAA